From the Xenorhabdus ishibashii genome, one window contains:
- a CDS encoding AraC family transcriptional regulator — protein MAWLQQSDYFDPDNLNMPVIGIAAEMGQHDSGFHQHDMGQLLFTQRGCIKITLANQISVLPPTRVAWIPPKTQHRAEMRSSVGYRSIYLNSNYLKSIEMVLLPTQSEVLEATPLLQALLERIAVSSFDSDWHQGKMANLLALFFDEIREARREPTLLPLPSDRRLTHLSFDQLPSPLHIMATDIGASEKTITRIFQRETGMNYQQWRQQWRLVKAIELLAQNKTLSYVAQELGFANDSAFVTFFRKIMGRPPREYMAGSER, from the coding sequence ATGGCATGGTTGCAACAAAGTGATTATTTTGATCCCGATAACTTAAATATGCCTGTGATAGGGATTGCTGCAGAGATGGGACAACACGATTCTGGCTTTCATCAACATGATATGGGGCAATTGTTGTTTACCCAGCGGGGTTGTATCAAGATCACATTGGCAAACCAGATCTCTGTTCTGCCCCCAACCAGAGTGGCATGGATCCCTCCTAAGACACAACATCGGGCAGAAATGCGCAGCTCTGTAGGTTACCGTTCTATTTATTTAAATTCTAATTACTTGAAATCAATTGAAATGGTGTTACTTCCGACACAAAGTGAAGTATTGGAAGCCACACCACTATTACAGGCTCTTTTGGAGCGTATCGCGGTATCTTCTTTTGACTCTGATTGGCATCAGGGAAAAATGGCAAATTTGTTAGCACTATTTTTTGATGAAATTCGCGAGGCGCGTAGGGAACCAACTTTATTGCCATTACCGTCCGATCGGCGGTTAACACATTTGTCATTTGATCAGTTGCCGTCACCATTGCACATAATGGCTACTGATATTGGCGCCAGTGAGAAAACCATTACCCGGATATTTCAGCGTGAAACAGGAATGAATTATCAACAGTGGCGGCAGCAATGGCGATTGGTAAAGGCGATAGAATTATTGGCGCAGAATAAAACGTTATCCTACGTTGCACAAGAACTCGGTTTTGCCAACGATAGTGCCTTTGTGACATTTTTTCGCAAAATTATGGGGAGACCGCCAAGGGAATATATGGCGGGTTCAGAGAGATAA
- a CDS encoding multidrug effflux MFS transporter, whose protein sequence is MQTKPPLWLAIALMMFPQIVETIYSPALTNIAVGFSVNPEQAAQTLSLYFFAFSFGVVIWGRMCDVIGRRPTIIAGLSLYGLASLLALLTQQFWLLLVARMLSAFGAAVGSVGTQTIMRDAYRGEELARVFSIMGVALAISPAIGMLSGSTLNYFAGYKAIFTGLIILAVILTCWSIARLPETRPTNVTKVALFSTVIMMLRDISIWRNAFLIAFFNICLFSYYQLAPFRFQQFGLSQKVFGYTGLLLTFGVVLGSLLNKYLLKQQWISTQLVALASLISLFSGIGVYLLENSWLFIFPMSGIVIAYGLAIPNILASALTNYSDRVGTAGALLGLFYYLLLGFGLALAGWSQALGSVLIGCGSAITVLSLLQDKKPPFQKWK, encoded by the coding sequence ATGCAAACTAAACCACCACTTTGGCTTGCTATCGCCTTGATGATGTTCCCGCAGATTGTAGAAACCATCTATAGTCCGGCATTAACCAATATTGCCGTTGGGTTTTCCGTCAACCCGGAGCAAGCAGCCCAAACATTATCACTCTACTTTTTTGCTTTTTCCTTTGGTGTTGTCATATGGGGACGTATGTGTGATGTCATTGGCAGACGCCCAACTATTATTGCTGGCCTATCACTCTATGGTCTCGCTTCCCTGCTGGCATTATTGACACAACAATTTTGGTTATTACTCGTTGCCAGAATGCTGTCTGCTTTCGGAGCCGCAGTTGGCTCTGTCGGCACACAAACCATTATGCGTGATGCTTATCGTGGGGAAGAGTTAGCACGCGTCTTTTCTATCATGGGAGTTGCCTTAGCAATCAGCCCTGCCATTGGTATGCTCAGTGGTTCAACATTGAACTATTTTGCTGGCTATAAGGCTATCTTTACTGGATTAATTATTCTGGCAGTTATCCTGACCTGTTGGTCTATTGCCCGATTACCAGAAACTCGGCCAACCAACGTAACAAAAGTCGCTTTATTCAGCACAGTAATTATGATGCTTAGAGATATTTCAATTTGGCGAAATGCGTTCCTGATCGCATTTTTCAATATTTGTTTGTTCAGCTATTATCAATTAGCGCCATTTCGTTTCCAACAATTTGGATTATCACAGAAAGTATTTGGTTATACTGGCCTGTTATTAACTTTTGGCGTTGTATTAGGCTCGCTATTAAACAAATATCTATTAAAGCAACAATGGATATCAACCCAATTAGTTGCCCTTGCTTCATTAATTAGCTTATTCAGCGGGATCGGTGTATACCTGCTCGAAAATAGCTGGCTCTTTATTTTTCCAATGTCAGGAATAGTCATCGCTTATGGGTTGGCGATACCGAATATTTTAGCGTCTGCATTAACCAACTATTCAGATAGGGTAGGCACTGCCGGTGCTTTACTTGGGTTATTTTACTATTTGCTACTGGGATTTGGTTTGGCGCTAGCAGGCTGGAGTCAGGCATTAGGCAGCGTATTGATAGGTTGTGGGAGCGCAATAACTGTTTTATCCCTCTTGCAAGATAAAAAGCCCCCATTCCAAAAATGGAAATAA